From one Engraulis encrasicolus isolate BLACKSEA-1 unplaced genomic scaffold, IST_EnEncr_1.0 scaffold_151_np1212, whole genome shotgun sequence genomic stretch:
- the LOC134442401 gene encoding NACHT, LRR and PYD domains-containing protein 3-like has protein sequence MKFRSVFEGIPMQGSPSSLERIYTEVYITEGECVEVSNQHEVRQMEMTSKTHVTKVDTPIKYTDIFKLLPGQDKSIRTVLTKGVAGIGKTVCVQKFILDWAEGRANQDIHFLLPVPFREINLMKQKDYSLEDFIHHFFRETDGLLFSTDDKYNIAFIFDGLDESRRPLDFQNNESIYSASESASVDVLFTNLIKGNLLPLALVWITSRPAAASQIPPEFVDQLTEVRGFTDSQKEEYFEKRITEKEMASRIITHLKSSRSLYIMCNIPVFTWIAATVLEFILTEAKSEKIPSSLTQMYTYFLIIQAKHISQKYKDIWNLKTILSLGQLAFQQLEKGHLIFYEDDLRECGMDAKEASVYSGVCTQIFRAQDGLDQEKVFCFVHLSIQEFLAALYVFLHISRRESNMPNMTAQSQTSQLYSLLSASKLHELHQTAVDLALKNENGHLDLFLRFLLGLSLESNQKLLLDLLPHTVSSTQDTEETIKYVKDKIRENPNPERCINLFHCLNELNDDSLVKEVQGYLCKGKLSREDFSLSHLSALAFVLLMSDQEVGEFILWDYGKNGRSDEGLLRMLPVIKRSKIVKLKCCGLTERSCLFIASALRSNNSSLTQLDLRGNNLGDSGVKFIFTGLNHSNCKLEGLKLWKCNLTERSCLSLASALRSSPSSLRQLHLNDNNLGDSGVELLSTGLEHTNCRLETLTLQCCDLTERSCSSLASALITKSSNLTHLNLSANYLGDPGVELLSTGLEYPNCRLETLELYSCNLTDRSCVSVASALRSNSSSLTELDLRGNRIHQSGVGLLFAIQNDPTYKLIKLWW, from the exons ATGAAGTTCCGAAGTGTGTTTGAAGGAATTCCAATGCAGGGCAGCCCTTCCTCTCTGGAGAGGATCTACACAGAGGTTTACATCACGGAGGGAGAATGTGTAGAGGTCAGTAATCAACATGAGGTTAGACAGATGGAAATGACATCCAAAACACACGTAACAAAGGTGGACACACCCATCAAATACACAGACATTTTCAAACTATTACCTGGACAAGACAAATCCATCAGAACAGTGCTGACAAAGGGGGTAGCTGGAATTGGCAAAACAGTCtgtgtgcagaagttcattctggactgggctgaaggacGAGCCAATCAGGACAttcacttcctgcttcctgtgCCTTTTCGGGAGATAAATTTAATGAAACAGAAGGACTACTCTCTTGAGGACTTCATCCATCACTTTTTCAGGGAAACGGATGGCCTTCTGTTTTCCACTGACGACAAATACAATATTgccttcatctttgatggtctggatgaaagCCGACGCCCTCTGGATTTCCAGAATAATGAAAGCATCTACAGTGCATCAGAATCTGCTTCTGTCGATGTCCTTTTCACAAACCTCATCAAGGGGAATCTGCTTCCCTTGGCTCTCGTGTGGATTACCTCCCGACCAGCGGCAGCTAGTCAGATCCCTCCTGAATTTGTTGACCAGTTGACAGAAGTACGGGGTTTCACTGACTCACAGAAGGAAGAATACTTCGAGAAGAGAATCACAGAAAAGGAAATGGCCAGCCGAATCATTACACACCTtaagtcatccaggagcctctacatcatgtgcaACATTCCAGTCTTCACTTGGATTGCTGCCACTGTTCTGGAGTTTATCCTGACAGAAGCTAAGAGTGAAAAGATTCCATCTTCCTTGACTCAGATGTACACATATTTCCTCATCATACAAGCCAAGCACATTAGTCAGAAGTACAAAGACATCTGGAACCTGAAGACCATTCTGTCCCTGGGCCAACTGGCTTtccagcagctggagaaggggcATCTGATCTTCTATGAAGATGATCTGAGAGAGTGTGGCATGGATGCCAAAGAGGCCTCAGTATACTCAGGAGTCTGCACCCAGATCTTCAGGGCGCAGGATGGGCTGGATCAGGAGAAGGTGTTCTGCTTTGTTCATCTGAGCATTCAGGAGTTCCTGGCAGCTTTATATGTGTTTTTGCACAtcagcaggagagagagcaaCATGCCCAATATGACTGCTCAAAGCCAAACCTCTCAGCTATATTCACTGCTCAGTGCTAGCAAACTCCATGAGCTTCATCAGACTGCAGTGGACCTGGCCTTGAAGAATGagaatggacacctggaccttttcctgAGATTTCTCCTGGGCCTCTCACTGGAATCCAATCAGAAACTCCTACTAGACCTTCTGCCACATACAGTAAGCAGCACACAGGACACAGAGGAAACAATCAAGTATGTCAAAGACAAGATCAGGGAAAACCCAAATCCAGAGAGATGCATCAACCTGTTCCACTGCCTGAATGAACTGAATGATGATTCTCTGGTGAAAGAGGTCCAAGGGTACCTGTGTAAGGGAAAGTTATCCAGAGAAGatttctctctttcccatctGTCAGCTCTGGCATTTGTGCTACTCATGTCAGACCAGGAAGTGGGGGAATTTATCCTGTGGGATTATGGGAAAAATGGCAGATCAGACGAAGGTCTACTGAGGATGCTGCCTGTGATCAAAAGATCAAAAATAGTGAA GCTGAAGTGTTGTGGACTCACAGAGAGGAGCTGTTTATTCATAGCTTCAGCTCTCAGATCAAACAATTCAAGTCTGACACAGCTTGACCTGAGAGGCAACAATCTGGGAGATTCAGGAGTGAAGTTTATTTTTACTGGACTGAATCATTCAAACTGCAAACTGGAGGGACTtaa gcTATGGAAATGCAACCTCACAGAGAGGAGCTGTTTATCTCTAGCCTCAGCTCTCAGATCAAGTCCTTCCAGCCTGAGACAACTGCACCTGAATGACAATAATCTGGGAGATTCAGGAGTGGAGCTGCTGTCTACTGGACTGGAGCATACAAATTGTAGACTGGAGACACTGac GCTGCAGTGTTGTGACCTCACAGAGAGGAGCTGTTCCTCTCTAGCCTCAGCTCTTATAACAAAGTCTTCCAACCTCACACATCTAAATCTGAGTGCCAATTATCTAGGAGATCCAGGAGTGGAGTTGCTGTCTACTGGACTGGAATATCCAAACTGTAGGCTGGAAACACTGGA gctgtatAGCTGTAATCTCACAGACAGGAGCTGTGTCTCTGTAGCTTCAGCCCTCAGATCAAACTCCTCCAGTCTGACAGAGCTAGACCTGAGAGGCAATAGAATTCATCAGTCTGGAGTGGGGCTGCTCTTCGCTATACAGAACGACCCAACATATAAATTGATCAAACTGTG GTGGTAA